The following coding sequences lie in one Fusarium poae strain DAOMC 252244 chromosome 1, whole genome shotgun sequence genomic window:
- a CDS encoding hypothetical protein (TransMembrane:1 (i325-342o)) has protein sequence MDERRDLRKFPRGERCPECGARRWYLENGLRFCSNGHQVEGFIQFDIGDEVDAGNLGKAARKEKEVREKELRHLTGQAGRNLFLECLQLILRNQLLWLVKSKGHREELETVVRDLWDLRTRGGGAPPVGEETQQAEQDEGLALFSSQPTADDKSKNDAPKKQRTRAQSWNPEENPDWPMPRMIDTLALCYLGCLLLRIPTAIGELCLWANAGRIPYKRSYYDLPQEMQDRLPSAYTRALKLPLRWPLKGIDLHNAVLDLALSYNHNYGMVFPAINETPTLVHFVRQLSLPVEAIITAKSILSVMSFSFQLPIEQSRRFHIDYPEILLISVVIVAAKLCFPLGRHAPLLQVTETESKIKFDWAKWQKDIHELIDPSQASEKGPSFDNITVDQVTSMTAEELDQYFAHIASTIDKKSDSVITRFFPSENAPPPETLSAENTEKDNDHKIRQILGRAITIAGEEGSEQEDETMLEPNYEAFRSVEDLNETAQALYKAAGHISGLSLDEAVQAVYMLEQKILGWQMARRKEDEEML, from the exons ATGGACGAACGGCGAGATCTTCGCAAGTTTCCACGCGGTGAAAGATGCCCAGAATGTGGTGCCAGGCGATGGTATCTGGAGAATGGCCTGCGCTTCTGCTCCAACGGACATCAAGTTGAG GGATTTATTCAATTCGATATAGGTGACGAGGTGGATGCTGGGAACCTTGGAAAAGCAGCcagaaaggaaaaggaagttAGAGAAAAAGAGCTTCGACATCTCACTGGTCAAGCAGGAAGGAATCTCTTTCTCGAATGCCTGCAGTTGATTTTGAGAAACCAACTTTTATGGCTTGTAAAGAGCAAAGGCCATCGGGAGGAACTCGAGACTGTGGTCCGCGACCTTTGGGATCTTCGCACCCGCGGCGGTGGTGCGCCTCCTGTGGGAGAAGAGACGCAACAAGCAGAACAAGATGAAGGTCTAGCATTGTTCAGCTCCCAGCCTACAGCTGATGACAAGAGCAAAAATGACGCGCCCAAGAAGCAACGCACAAGAGCCCAGAGCTGGAATCCGGAAGAAAACCCAGACTGGCCAATGCCCAGGATGATTGACACCCTGGCTTTGTGCTATCTTGGATGTTTACTGCTCAGGATACCTACAGCCATCGGTGAGCTGTGTCTTTGGGCCAATGCCGGACGAATACCGTACAAACGATCG TATTACGATCTGCCGCAAGAAATGCAGGATCGATTGCCTTCTGCTTATACAAGAGCGCTCAAGCTACCCCTTCGCTGGCCTCTCAAGGGTATCGACTTGCACAATGCAGTGCTAGATCTTGCGCTATCGTATAATCACAACTATGGAATGGTATTTCCTGCCATCAATGAAACACCGACCTTGGTTCATTTTGTCAGACAGCTCAGCTTGCCAG ttgaagcAATTATCACTGCTAAAAGTATACTATCAGTGATGAGCTTCTCTTTCCAATTACCTATTGAACAGTCACGACGCTTTCACATTGATTACCCCGAGATTCTTCTCATCTCGGTTGTTATTGTTGCAGCAAAACTGTGTTTTCCACTGGGGCGCCACGCTCCCTTGCTTCAGGTAACAGAGACTGAGTCGAAAATAAAATTTGACTGGGCGAAGTGGCAGAAAGACATTCACGAATTGATAGATCCATCGCAGGCATCTGAAAAGGGGCCTAGCTTTGACAATATCACCGTGGACCAAGTTACCTCCATGACAGCCGAAGAGCTCGACCAATACTTCGCTCATATTGCCAGTACAATTGATAAGAAGA GTGACTCGGTGATCACAAGGTTCTTCCCATCAGAGAACGCTCCGCCCCCCGAAACCCTCTCAGCAGAGAACACCGAGAAGGACAATGATCACAAAATAAGGCAGATCCTAGGCCGAGCTATTACAATCgctggagaagaaggatccGAACAAGAGGACGAAACTATGTTGGAGCCGAACTATGAAGCATTCCGTTCAGTAGAAGATTTAAACGAGACAGCACAGGCGTTGTATAAAGCTGCTG GTCATATATCAGGCTTATCGCTAGATGAAGCAGTACAGGCTGTTTACATGTTGGAGCAGAAAATACTAGGTTGGCAAATGGCTCGACGtaaagaagatgaggagatgCTATAA
- a CDS encoding hypothetical protein (TransMembrane:5 (i113-133o153-173i180-201o207-229i241-264o)~BUSCO:43841at5125) translates to MSGSGYDAVVDVDDEGDLGHTDLQEDLEFHTSNFNDTNPNTRKPPSGGSGLPAPATASSGSGSSKRFLWSMNFYAQFFDVDTSAVLSRCWAALFPRANFLDVLEGNPDLYGPFWIATTVVLILFLGGTISQYMSDTGKGPFLYDFKLLSGAAGLIYGYTLFIPMGLFLALKYFGSESANLLECWALYGYSNLIWIPVALISSSPISILNWVFVGVGYGISVAFLLRNLYPVLSATDRQVSKILLVVVVLLHAGLALAIKILFFAHGSPVSSTPDKGKGDRMF, encoded by the exons ATGTCTGGCTCAGGATACGACGCCGTCGTCGACGTTGACGATGAG GGTGATCTCGGCCACACCGACCTCCAAGAAGATCTCGAATTCCACACGTCCAACTTCAACGACACAAATCCCAACACCCGAAAGCCTCCTTCGGGCGGCAGCGGTCTTCCTGCCCCGGCCACAGCTTCGAGCGGCTCAGGTTCATCCAAGCGCTTCCTCTGGAGCATGAACTTTTATGCGCAGTTCTTTGATGTCGATACTTCCGCTGTTCTGTCCCGCTGCTGGGCTGCTCTCTTCCCCCGGGCAAACTTTCTTGATGTTCTCGAGGGCAACCCTGATTTATACGGACCATTCTGGATCGCCACAACAGTTGTCTTGATTCTGTTCCTGGGAGGTACTATCAGTCAGTATATGTCTGATACGGGCAAGGGACCGTTCCTTTACGATTTCAAGCTGTTGAGCG GCGCCGCCGGCCTCATCTATGGCTACACTCTTTTCATCCCCATGGGTCTGTTCCTTGCCCTCAAATACTTCGGCAGCGAATCCGCCAATCTTCTCGAGTGCTGGGCTCTATACGGCTACTCTAACCTGATCTGGATTCCTGTGGCCCTTATCAGCTCATCACCCATTTCCATTCTCAACTGGGtttttgttggtgttggttaCGGCATCTCGGTCGCGTTCCTGCTGCGCAACCTGTATCCTGTTCTCAGCGCCACAGATCGCCAGGTCAGCAAGATTCTGCTGGTCGTCGTTGTGCTACTACACGCCGGTTTGGCGCTTGCCATCAAGATCCTCTTCTTTGCCCATGGCAGCCCCGTGTCCAGCACACCAGATAAGGGCAAGG